The following proteins come from a genomic window of Hydractinia symbiolongicarpus strain clone_291-10 chromosome 2, HSymV2.1, whole genome shotgun sequence:
- the LOC130627945 gene encoding uncharacterized protein LOC130627945 codes for MARNFNRTWKMVFYDMYERKYRLPPHLFLEVFRLIEGLVPRLLPIQYFARWKHKVIKTETFKHCFHCHYEFNIYTIIFASPRGDDNLKSHYGIKRITWHLKL; via the exons ATGGCGCGAAATTTCAACAGAACTTGGAAAATGGTTTTTTATGATATGTATGAAAGAAAATATCGATTACCGCCACACCTTTTCCTCGAAGTTTTCAGGCTCATTGAGGGCCTAGTACCGAG ATTATTGCCAATACAATATTTTGCAAGGTGGAAACATAAAGTTATAAAAACGGAGACTTTTAAACATTGCTTCCATTGTCACTACGAGTTTAATATCTACACTATTATTTTCGCATCACCTCGAG GTGATGATAACTTAAAATCACACTATGGAATAAAACGCATCACATGgcatttaaaattataa